GCCAGCGCCGGGGCCGATGTCGACCACGTAGTCGGCCAGGCGGATGGCGTCCTCGTCGTGCTCGACCACGATGACCGTGTTGCCCAGGTTGCGCAGGTGGGTGAGGGTGCCGAGCAGGCGTTCGTTGTCGCGCTGGTGCAGGCCGATGGAGGGCTCGTCGAGGATGTACATCACCCCTACCAGGCCGGCGCCGATCTGGCTGGCCAGGCGGATGCGCTGGGCCTCGCCGCCTGACAGGGTGTCGGCGCTGCGGTCCAGGGTCAGGTAGTCGAGGCCGACGTTGACCAGGAACTGCAGGCGCTCGCGGATTTCCTTGAGGATCTTCTCGGCGATCTCGCCACGGCGGCCGGTCAGGTGCAGTTCGCCGAAATAGTCGCAGGCCTCGCCCACCGGCAGGCCGGTGACTGCCGGCAGGGTGCGCTCGCCGATCCACACGTGGCGCGCCTCGCGGCGCAGGCGGGTGCCGCGGCAGTCCGGGCAGGGTTGGGTGCTGAGAAACTTGGCCAGCTCCTCGCGCACGCTGGCCGATTCGGTTTCGCGGTAGCGCCGCTCCAGGTTCGGCACGATGCCCTCGAAGGGGTGTGAACGCTTGACGATGTCGCCGCGGTCGTTGAGGTACTTGAAGTCGACGTTCTGCGCGCCGCTGCCGAACAGGATGACTTTCTGCTGTTCGGCGGCCAGTTCGTCGAAGGGGATTTCCAGGCTGAAGCCGAAATGCGCGGCCAGCGAGCCGAGCATCTGGAAGTAGTAGACGTTGCGCCGGTCCCAGCCGCGGATCGCGCCTTCGGCCAGGGTCAGCTCGCCATTGATCAGGCGCTTGGTGTCGAAGAACTGCTTGACCCCCAGGCCGTCGCAGGTCGGGCAGGCGCCGGCGGGGTTGTTGAAGGAGAACAGCTTGGGTTCCAGCTCGCTGATCGAGTGGCCGCAGTGCGGGCAGGCGAAGCGCGCGGAGAAGATGATCTCCTCGCCGGGCTCTTCGTCCATTGGCGCCACCAGGGCGATGCCGTCGGCCAGGTTGAGGGCGGTCTCGAAGGACTCGGCCAGGCGCTGCTGCAGGTCTTCGCGGACCTTGAAGCGGTCGACCACCACGTCGATCGAGTGCTTCTTCTGCTTGTCCAGCTTGGGCAGCTCGTCCAGTTCATGCAGGCGGCCGTTGACCCGGGCGCGGACGAAACCCTGGGCGCGCAGCTCCTCGAACACCGACAGGTGCTCGCCCTTGCGCTCGCGGATGACCGGGGCCAGCAGCATCAGCTTGCGGCCCTCGGGCAGGGCCAGCACCTGGTCGACCATCTGGCTGACGGTCTGCGCCTCCAGCGGTACGTCGTGGTCCGGGCAGCGCGGGATGCCGACGCGGGCGTAGAGCAGGCGCAGGTAGTCGTAGATTTCGGTGATGGTGCCGACGGTGGAGCGCGGGTTGTGCGAGGTGGACTTTTGCTCGATGGAGATGGCCGGTGACAGGCCCTCGATGGTGTCGACGTCGGGCTTCTCCATCATCGACAGGAACTGCCGGGCATAGGCCGAAAGCGATTCGACGTAG
The genomic region above belongs to Pseudomonas benzenivorans and contains:
- the uvrA gene encoding excinuclease ABC subunit UvrA, translated to MDKILIRGARTHNLKNIDLTLPRDKLIVITGLSGSGKSSLAFDTLYAEGQRRYVESLSAYARQFLSMMEKPDVDTIEGLSPAISIEQKSTSHNPRSTVGTITEIYDYLRLLYARVGIPRCPDHDVPLEAQTVSQMVDQVLALPEGRKLMLLAPVIRERKGEHLSVFEELRAQGFVRARVNGRLHELDELPKLDKQKKHSIDVVVDRFKVREDLQQRLAESFETALNLADGIALVAPMDEEPGEEIIFSARFACPHCGHSISELEPKLFSFNNPAGACPTCDGLGVKQFFDTKRLINGELTLAEGAIRGWDRRNVYYFQMLGSLAAHFGFSLEIPFDELAAEQQKVILFGSGAQNVDFKYLNDRGDIVKRSHPFEGIVPNLERRYRETESASVREELAKFLSTQPCPDCRGTRLRREARHVWIGERTLPAVTGLPVGEACDYFGELHLTGRRGEIAEKILKEIRERLQFLVNVGLDYLTLDRSADTLSGGEAQRIRLASQIGAGLVGVMYILDEPSIGLHQRDNERLLGTLTHLRNLGNTVIVVEHDEDAIRLADYVVDIGPGAGVHGGRIVAEGTPDEVMNHPDSLTGKYLSGRVRIRYPETRTPIDRKKLLKLKGARGNNLRNVDLELPVGLLTCVTGVSGSGKSTLINNTLFPLAATALNGATTLEAAAHDSFDGLQHLDKVVDIDQSPIGRTPRSNPATYTGLFTPIRELFAGVPESRSRGYGPGRFSFNVKGGRCEACQGDGVIKVEMHFLPDIYVPCDVCKGKRYNRETLEVKYKGKSITEVLDMTIEEARGFFDAVPAIARKLQTLMDVGLSYIKLGQSATTLSGGEAQRVKLSRELSKRDTGKTLYILDEPTTGLHFADIQQLLDVLHRLRDHGNTVVVIEHNLDVIKTADWLVDLGPEGGSKGGQIIACGTPEEVAEMAQSHTGHFLRPLLQRDRLPAAAGVTS